The following coding sequences are from one Triticum aestivum cultivar Chinese Spring chromosome 5A, IWGSC CS RefSeq v2.1, whole genome shotgun sequence window:
- the LOC123103645 gene encoding uncharacterized protein isoform X4 encodes MAAGCIGSVPRHRLPPIRNDCVLMHCPTRKASPMFVSEDLVILHDLWCLLVCSHDLVDPRYFTQYPIRPGPPGSPQSLMYPPGVISHQRPAVIHGVSDPVAAARPPVPPVAPADILQFNVYIGKIASTVDKDFILSLLQLQVCGPVKSWKPVTNPIDGTPTAFGFCEFESAESSLRARRLLNKLSVDGQELVLNVNQSTRDYLQKHGGRTIEEKASEADKDAIQKIRSMIIERLKSKLPGSPIPPIQVSANVSIVDENEDGDTRSSALEEREITRQCEKEKHLGKSKAVGLQGRKEREVTAARKSSLQIDALNVNADTYLQKYGQSTTEKKANEADKDAMQKIHSTVEERMKSKCPGSPIPPVQVSASPLSLSGHLGALAGDPGCFPLDDEVVDENSDVDSRSIALEERKIRRQCEKEDHLRERTAVGLQCWKDREVTAAGKSSLQTDGASTMYAPMECEPTVEHGTKSQHREIDGFHRSNGKERRIVFAPGLLSYEQISNAGKKVGYELQATSKPGKNKTLDAKQLLDTVPKEKEELKQLLATVPKTKEELFSHDINWAIYEEHGLHERMRPWISRKFTEIFDAELPEFVDYVVKTMKEHVSAPRMVELFLSLLDDDTERFVVLMWRKLIFEIKRVETELEGTRPCQCAAAQGGV; translated from the exons ATGGCCGCCGGGTGTATTGGGTCCGTACCCAGGCACCGCCTTCCCCCCATTCG TAATGATTGTGTCTTGATGCACTGCCCTACAAGAAAGGCGAGCCCCATGTTTGTTTCGGAAGATCTAGTGATCTTACACGACCTTTGGTGTCTTTTGGTTTGCTCCCACGACCTTG TAGATCCGAGGTATTTTACACAGTATCCTATCCGTCCAGGGCCTCCAGGCTCACCTCAAAGCCTCATGTATCCTCCTGGTGTTATCTCGCATCAACGACCAGCAGTAATTCATGGCGTTTCTGATCCTGTGGCTGCGGCCAGACCACCTGTCCCACCTGTTGCTCCAGCAGATATACTACAATTTAATGTATACATAGGCAAGATAGCGTCAACAGTGGACAAGGattttattctttctcttctccAG CTACAGGTTTGTGGACCTGTAAAAAGTTGGAAGCCAGTCACAAATCCCATAGATGGAACTCCTACTGCATTTGGCTTTTGTGAGTTTGAGTCTGCTGAAAGCAGTCTTCGTGCAAGGCGGTTGCTCAACAAACTGAGTGTTGATGGCCAAGAACTGGTG CTTAATGTCAATCAATCCACCAGAGATTACCTTCAGAAACATGGAGGTAGAACTATAGAAGAGAAGGCCAGTGAAGCTGATAAGGACGCTATTCAAAAGATACGCAGTATGATTATAGAGAGATTGAAGAGTAAACTTCCAGGTTCACCAATTCCGCCAATTCAGGTGTCTGCCAATGTCAGTATTGTTGATGAGAATGAAGATGGTGATACAAGGAGTAGTGCACTGGAGGAGAGAGAAATCACGAGACAATGTGAAAAAGAGAAACATTTAGGGAAAAGTAAAGCTGTTGGTTTGCAAGGTCGGAAAGAGAGAGAAGTGACTGCAGCTAGAAAGTCTTCTTTGCAAATTGATGCG CTTAATGTCAATGCAGACACGTATCTTCAGAAATATGGTCAGAGTACTACAGAAAAGAAGGCCAATGAAGCTGATAAGGATGCAATGCAAAAGATACACAGTACGGTTGAAGAAAGAATGAAGAGTAAATGTCCAGGTTCACCAATTCCGCCAGTTCAGGTGTCTGCCAGTCCTTTATCACTGAGTGGTCATTTAGGGGCCTTAGCTGGTGATCCGGGCTGTTTCCCTCTCGACGATGAAGTTGTTGACGAGAATAGTGATGTTGATTCCAGAAGTATTGCACTAGAGGAGAGGAAAATCAGGAGACAATGCGAAAAAGAGGACCATTTAAGGGAAAGGACAGCTGTGGGTTTGCAATGTTGGAAAGATAGAGAAGTGACTGCAGCTGGAAAGTCCTCTCTGCAAACTGATGGGGCATCAACAATGTATGCCCCTATGGAGTGTGAACCTACAGTTGAACATGGGACGAAAAGTCAGCACAGGGAAA TAGATGGGTTTCATAGGAGCAACGGCAAAGAGAGGCGTATTGTGTTTGCACCAGGCCTACTCTCATATGAACAGATCAGCAATGCGGGAAAGAAAGTGGGTTATGAATTGCAAGCTACATCCAAGCCAGGGAAAAATAAAACTTTGGATGCAAAACAGTTGCTTGATACTGTCCCTAAGGAGAAGGAAGAGCTAAAACAGTTGCTTGCTACTGTCCCTAAGACGAAGGAAGAGCTATTTTCCCATGATATCAATTGGGCAATTTATGAAGAG CATGGATTGCATGAGAGAATGAGGCCTTGGATTTCAAGGAAGTTCACGGAAATTTTCGACGCGGAGTTGCCAGAGTTTGTGGACTATGTCGTCAAAACCATGAAAGAACATGTGAGTGCACCCAGAATGGTGGAGCTCTTTTTGTCTCTGTTGGATGATGACACGGAGAGGTTTGTCGTCTTGATGTGGAGGAAATTGATATTTGAAATCAAGAGAGTCGAAACAGAACTAGAAGGAACGAGGCCATGCCAG TGCGCCGCTGCTCAAGGTGGTGTGTAG
- the LOC123103645 gene encoding uncharacterized protein isoform X1, protein MSRPHDAASIVQPNAASIAQPSGNAASQPRLNPIPIPFAGPYQTLGAPPPVPYPAPFYHTWRPPAFPPVMPPAAFRGPSIYLPPAWPPGVLGPYPGTAFPPFVDPRYFTQYPIRPGPPGSPQSLMYPPGVISHQRPAVIHGVSDPVAAARPPVPPVAPADILQFNVYIGKIASTVDKDFILSLLQVCGPVKSWKPVTNPIDGTPTAFGFCEFESAESSLRARRLLNKLSVDGQELVLNVNQSTRDYLQKHGGRTIEEKASEADKDAIQKIRSMIIERLKSKLPGSPIPPIQVSANVSIVDENEDGDTRSSALEEREITRQCEKEKHLGKSKAVGLQGRKEREVTAARKSSLQIDALNVNADTYLQKYGQSTTEKKANEADKDAMQKIHSTVEERMKSKCPGSPIPPVQVSASPLSLSGHLGALAGDPGCFPLDDEVVDENSDVDSRSIALEERKIRRQCEKEDHLRERTAVGLQCWKDREVTAAGKSSLQTDGASTMYAPMECEPTVEHGTKSQHREIDGFHRSNGKERRIVFAPGLLSYEQISNAGKKVGYELQATSKPGKNKTLDAKQLLDTVPKEKEELKQLLATVPKTKEELFSHDINWAIYEEHGLHERMRPWISRKFTEIFDAELPEFVDYVVKTMKEHVSAPRMVELFLSLLDDDTERFVVLMWRKLIFEIKRVETELEGTRPCQCAAAQGGV, encoded by the exons ATGTCGCGCCCACACGACGCCGCCTCGATCGTCCAACCCAACGCCGCCTCCATCGCCCAACCCAGCGGCAATGCCGCCTCCCAACCCAGGCTCAACCCAATCCCGATCCCGTTCGCGGGCCCCTACCAAACCCTCggcgctccgccgccggtgccgtaCCCGGCGCCCTTCTACCACACGTGGCGGCCCCCAGCATTCCCGCCCGTCATGCCACCCGCCGCTTTCCGCGGGCCTAGCATATACCTGCCTCCGGCATGGCCGCCGGGTGTATTGGGTCCGTACCCAGGCACCGCCTTCCCCCCATTCG TAGATCCGAGGTATTTTACACAGTATCCTATCCGTCCAGGGCCTCCAGGCTCACCTCAAAGCCTCATGTATCCTCCTGGTGTTATCTCGCATCAACGACCAGCAGTAATTCATGGCGTTTCTGATCCTGTGGCTGCGGCCAGACCACCTGTCCCACCTGTTGCTCCAGCAGATATACTACAATTTAATGTATACATAGGCAAGATAGCGTCAACAGTGGACAAGGattttattctttctcttctccAG GTTTGTGGACCTGTAAAAAGTTGGAAGCCAGTCACAAATCCCATAGATGGAACTCCTACTGCATTTGGCTTTTGTGAGTTTGAGTCTGCTGAAAGCAGTCTTCGTGCAAGGCGGTTGCTCAACAAACTGAGTGTTGATGGCCAAGAACTGGTG CTTAATGTCAATCAATCCACCAGAGATTACCTTCAGAAACATGGAGGTAGAACTATAGAAGAGAAGGCCAGTGAAGCTGATAAGGACGCTATTCAAAAGATACGCAGTATGATTATAGAGAGATTGAAGAGTAAACTTCCAGGTTCACCAATTCCGCCAATTCAGGTGTCTGCCAATGTCAGTATTGTTGATGAGAATGAAGATGGTGATACAAGGAGTAGTGCACTGGAGGAGAGAGAAATCACGAGACAATGTGAAAAAGAGAAACATTTAGGGAAAAGTAAAGCTGTTGGTTTGCAAGGTCGGAAAGAGAGAGAAGTGACTGCAGCTAGAAAGTCTTCTTTGCAAATTGATGCG CTTAATGTCAATGCAGACACGTATCTTCAGAAATATGGTCAGAGTACTACAGAAAAGAAGGCCAATGAAGCTGATAAGGATGCAATGCAAAAGATACACAGTACGGTTGAAGAAAGAATGAAGAGTAAATGTCCAGGTTCACCAATTCCGCCAGTTCAGGTGTCTGCCAGTCCTTTATCACTGAGTGGTCATTTAGGGGCCTTAGCTGGTGATCCGGGCTGTTTCCCTCTCGACGATGAAGTTGTTGACGAGAATAGTGATGTTGATTCCAGAAGTATTGCACTAGAGGAGAGGAAAATCAGGAGACAATGCGAAAAAGAGGACCATTTAAGGGAAAGGACAGCTGTGGGTTTGCAATGTTGGAAAGATAGAGAAGTGACTGCAGCTGGAAAGTCCTCTCTGCAAACTGATGGGGCATCAACAATGTATGCCCCTATGGAGTGTGAACCTACAGTTGAACATGGGACGAAAAGTCAGCACAGGGAAA TAGATGGGTTTCATAGGAGCAACGGCAAAGAGAGGCGTATTGTGTTTGCACCAGGCCTACTCTCATATGAACAGATCAGCAATGCGGGAAAGAAAGTGGGTTATGAATTGCAAGCTACATCCAAGCCAGGGAAAAATAAAACTTTGGATGCAAAACAGTTGCTTGATACTGTCCCTAAGGAGAAGGAAGAGCTAAAACAGTTGCTTGCTACTGTCCCTAAGACGAAGGAAGAGCTATTTTCCCATGATATCAATTGGGCAATTTATGAAGAG CATGGATTGCATGAGAGAATGAGGCCTTGGATTTCAAGGAAGTTCACGGAAATTTTCGACGCGGAGTTGCCAGAGTTTGTGGACTATGTCGTCAAAACCATGAAAGAACATGTGAGTGCACCCAGAATGGTGGAGCTCTTTTTGTCTCTGTTGGATGATGACACGGAGAGGTTTGTCGTCTTGATGTGGAGGAAATTGATATTTGAAATCAAGAGAGTCGAAACAGAACTAGAAGGAACGAGGCCATGCCAG TGCGCCGCTGCTCAAGGTGGTGTGTAG
- the LOC123103645 gene encoding uncharacterized protein isoform X2: MAAGCIGSVPRHRLPPIRNDCVLMHCPTRKASPMFVSEDLVILHDLWCLLVCSHDLGVFVDPRYFTQYPIRPGPPGSPQSLMYPPGVISHQRPAVIHGVSDPVAAARPPVPPVAPADILQFNVYIGKIASTVDKDFILSLLQLQVCGPVKSWKPVTNPIDGTPTAFGFCEFESAESSLRARRLLNKLSVDGQELVLNVNQSTRDYLQKHGGRTIEEKASEADKDAIQKIRSMIIERLKSKLPGSPIPPIQVSANVSIVDENEDGDTRSSALEEREITRQCEKEKHLGKSKAVGLQGRKEREVTAARKSSLQIDALNVNADTYLQKYGQSTTEKKANEADKDAMQKIHSTVEERMKSKCPGSPIPPVQVSASPLSLSGHLGALAGDPGCFPLDDEVVDENSDVDSRSIALEERKIRRQCEKEDHLRERTAVGLQCWKDREVTAAGKSSLQTDGASTMYAPMECEPTVEHGTKSQHREIDGFHRSNGKERRIVFAPGLLSYEQISNAGKKVGYELQATSKPGKNKTLDAKQLLDTVPKEKEELKQLLATVPKTKEELFSHDINWAIYEEHGLHERMRPWISRKFTEIFDAELPEFVDYVVKTMKEHVSAPRMVELFLSLLDDDTERFVVLMWRKLIFEIKRVETELEGTRPCQCAAAQGGV; this comes from the exons ATGGCCGCCGGGTGTATTGGGTCCGTACCCAGGCACCGCCTTCCCCCCATTCG TAATGATTGTGTCTTGATGCACTGCCCTACAAGAAAGGCGAGCCCCATGTTTGTTTCGGAAGATCTAGTGATCTTACACGACCTTTGGTGTCTTTTGGTTTGCTCCCACGACCTTGGTGTGTTTG TAGATCCGAGGTATTTTACACAGTATCCTATCCGTCCAGGGCCTCCAGGCTCACCTCAAAGCCTCATGTATCCTCCTGGTGTTATCTCGCATCAACGACCAGCAGTAATTCATGGCGTTTCTGATCCTGTGGCTGCGGCCAGACCACCTGTCCCACCTGTTGCTCCAGCAGATATACTACAATTTAATGTATACATAGGCAAGATAGCGTCAACAGTGGACAAGGattttattctttctcttctccAG CTACAGGTTTGTGGACCTGTAAAAAGTTGGAAGCCAGTCACAAATCCCATAGATGGAACTCCTACTGCATTTGGCTTTTGTGAGTTTGAGTCTGCTGAAAGCAGTCTTCGTGCAAGGCGGTTGCTCAACAAACTGAGTGTTGATGGCCAAGAACTGGTG CTTAATGTCAATCAATCCACCAGAGATTACCTTCAGAAACATGGAGGTAGAACTATAGAAGAGAAGGCCAGTGAAGCTGATAAGGACGCTATTCAAAAGATACGCAGTATGATTATAGAGAGATTGAAGAGTAAACTTCCAGGTTCACCAATTCCGCCAATTCAGGTGTCTGCCAATGTCAGTATTGTTGATGAGAATGAAGATGGTGATACAAGGAGTAGTGCACTGGAGGAGAGAGAAATCACGAGACAATGTGAAAAAGAGAAACATTTAGGGAAAAGTAAAGCTGTTGGTTTGCAAGGTCGGAAAGAGAGAGAAGTGACTGCAGCTAGAAAGTCTTCTTTGCAAATTGATGCG CTTAATGTCAATGCAGACACGTATCTTCAGAAATATGGTCAGAGTACTACAGAAAAGAAGGCCAATGAAGCTGATAAGGATGCAATGCAAAAGATACACAGTACGGTTGAAGAAAGAATGAAGAGTAAATGTCCAGGTTCACCAATTCCGCCAGTTCAGGTGTCTGCCAGTCCTTTATCACTGAGTGGTCATTTAGGGGCCTTAGCTGGTGATCCGGGCTGTTTCCCTCTCGACGATGAAGTTGTTGACGAGAATAGTGATGTTGATTCCAGAAGTATTGCACTAGAGGAGAGGAAAATCAGGAGACAATGCGAAAAAGAGGACCATTTAAGGGAAAGGACAGCTGTGGGTTTGCAATGTTGGAAAGATAGAGAAGTGACTGCAGCTGGAAAGTCCTCTCTGCAAACTGATGGGGCATCAACAATGTATGCCCCTATGGAGTGTGAACCTACAGTTGAACATGGGACGAAAAGTCAGCACAGGGAAA TAGATGGGTTTCATAGGAGCAACGGCAAAGAGAGGCGTATTGTGTTTGCACCAGGCCTACTCTCATATGAACAGATCAGCAATGCGGGAAAGAAAGTGGGTTATGAATTGCAAGCTACATCCAAGCCAGGGAAAAATAAAACTTTGGATGCAAAACAGTTGCTTGATACTGTCCCTAAGGAGAAGGAAGAGCTAAAACAGTTGCTTGCTACTGTCCCTAAGACGAAGGAAGAGCTATTTTCCCATGATATCAATTGGGCAATTTATGAAGAG CATGGATTGCATGAGAGAATGAGGCCTTGGATTTCAAGGAAGTTCACGGAAATTTTCGACGCGGAGTTGCCAGAGTTTGTGGACTATGTCGTCAAAACCATGAAAGAACATGTGAGTGCACCCAGAATGGTGGAGCTCTTTTTGTCTCTGTTGGATGATGACACGGAGAGGTTTGTCGTCTTGATGTGGAGGAAATTGATATTTGAAATCAAGAGAGTCGAAACAGAACTAGAAGGAACGAGGCCATGCCAG TGCGCCGCTGCTCAAGGTGGTGTGTAG
- the LOC123103645 gene encoding uncharacterized protein isoform X3 translates to MAAGCIGSVPRHRLPPIRNDCVLMHCPTRKASPMFVSEDLVILHDLWCLLVCSHDLGVFDPRYFTQYPIRPGPPGSPQSLMYPPGVISHQRPAVIHGVSDPVAAARPPVPPVAPADILQFNVYIGKIASTVDKDFILSLLQLQVCGPVKSWKPVTNPIDGTPTAFGFCEFESAESSLRARRLLNKLSVDGQELVLNVNQSTRDYLQKHGGRTIEEKASEADKDAIQKIRSMIIERLKSKLPGSPIPPIQVSANVSIVDENEDGDTRSSALEEREITRQCEKEKHLGKSKAVGLQGRKEREVTAARKSSLQIDALNVNADTYLQKYGQSTTEKKANEADKDAMQKIHSTVEERMKSKCPGSPIPPVQVSASPLSLSGHLGALAGDPGCFPLDDEVVDENSDVDSRSIALEERKIRRQCEKEDHLRERTAVGLQCWKDREVTAAGKSSLQTDGASTMYAPMECEPTVEHGTKSQHREIDGFHRSNGKERRIVFAPGLLSYEQISNAGKKVGYELQATSKPGKNKTLDAKQLLDTVPKEKEELKQLLATVPKTKEELFSHDINWAIYEEHGLHERMRPWISRKFTEIFDAELPEFVDYVVKTMKEHVSAPRMVELFLSLLDDDTERFVVLMWRKLIFEIKRVETELEGTRPCQCAAAQGGV, encoded by the exons ATGGCCGCCGGGTGTATTGGGTCCGTACCCAGGCACCGCCTTCCCCCCATTCG TAATGATTGTGTCTTGATGCACTGCCCTACAAGAAAGGCGAGCCCCATGTTTGTTTCGGAAGATCTAGTGATCTTACACGACCTTTGGTGTCTTTTGGTTTGCTCCCACGACCTTGGTGTGTTTG ATCCGAGGTATTTTACACAGTATCCTATCCGTCCAGGGCCTCCAGGCTCACCTCAAAGCCTCATGTATCCTCCTGGTGTTATCTCGCATCAACGACCAGCAGTAATTCATGGCGTTTCTGATCCTGTGGCTGCGGCCAGACCACCTGTCCCACCTGTTGCTCCAGCAGATATACTACAATTTAATGTATACATAGGCAAGATAGCGTCAACAGTGGACAAGGattttattctttctcttctccAG CTACAGGTTTGTGGACCTGTAAAAAGTTGGAAGCCAGTCACAAATCCCATAGATGGAACTCCTACTGCATTTGGCTTTTGTGAGTTTGAGTCTGCTGAAAGCAGTCTTCGTGCAAGGCGGTTGCTCAACAAACTGAGTGTTGATGGCCAAGAACTGGTG CTTAATGTCAATCAATCCACCAGAGATTACCTTCAGAAACATGGAGGTAGAACTATAGAAGAGAAGGCCAGTGAAGCTGATAAGGACGCTATTCAAAAGATACGCAGTATGATTATAGAGAGATTGAAGAGTAAACTTCCAGGTTCACCAATTCCGCCAATTCAGGTGTCTGCCAATGTCAGTATTGTTGATGAGAATGAAGATGGTGATACAAGGAGTAGTGCACTGGAGGAGAGAGAAATCACGAGACAATGTGAAAAAGAGAAACATTTAGGGAAAAGTAAAGCTGTTGGTTTGCAAGGTCGGAAAGAGAGAGAAGTGACTGCAGCTAGAAAGTCTTCTTTGCAAATTGATGCG CTTAATGTCAATGCAGACACGTATCTTCAGAAATATGGTCAGAGTACTACAGAAAAGAAGGCCAATGAAGCTGATAAGGATGCAATGCAAAAGATACACAGTACGGTTGAAGAAAGAATGAAGAGTAAATGTCCAGGTTCACCAATTCCGCCAGTTCAGGTGTCTGCCAGTCCTTTATCACTGAGTGGTCATTTAGGGGCCTTAGCTGGTGATCCGGGCTGTTTCCCTCTCGACGATGAAGTTGTTGACGAGAATAGTGATGTTGATTCCAGAAGTATTGCACTAGAGGAGAGGAAAATCAGGAGACAATGCGAAAAAGAGGACCATTTAAGGGAAAGGACAGCTGTGGGTTTGCAATGTTGGAAAGATAGAGAAGTGACTGCAGCTGGAAAGTCCTCTCTGCAAACTGATGGGGCATCAACAATGTATGCCCCTATGGAGTGTGAACCTACAGTTGAACATGGGACGAAAAGTCAGCACAGGGAAA TAGATGGGTTTCATAGGAGCAACGGCAAAGAGAGGCGTATTGTGTTTGCACCAGGCCTACTCTCATATGAACAGATCAGCAATGCGGGAAAGAAAGTGGGTTATGAATTGCAAGCTACATCCAAGCCAGGGAAAAATAAAACTTTGGATGCAAAACAGTTGCTTGATACTGTCCCTAAGGAGAAGGAAGAGCTAAAACAGTTGCTTGCTACTGTCCCTAAGACGAAGGAAGAGCTATTTTCCCATGATATCAATTGGGCAATTTATGAAGAG CATGGATTGCATGAGAGAATGAGGCCTTGGATTTCAAGGAAGTTCACGGAAATTTTCGACGCGGAGTTGCCAGAGTTTGTGGACTATGTCGTCAAAACCATGAAAGAACATGTGAGTGCACCCAGAATGGTGGAGCTCTTTTTGTCTCTGTTGGATGATGACACGGAGAGGTTTGTCGTCTTGATGTGGAGGAAATTGATATTTGAAATCAAGAGAGTCGAAACAGAACTAGAAGGAACGAGGCCATGCCAG TGCGCCGCTGCTCAAGGTGGTGTGTAG
- the LOC123103645 gene encoding uncharacterized protein isoform X5, with amino-acid sequence MAAGCIGSVPRHRLPPIRNDCVLMHCPTRKASPMFVSEDLVILHDLWCLLVCSHDLGVFGPPGSPQSLMYPPGVISHQRPAVIHGVSDPVAAARPPVPPVAPADILQFNVYIGKIASTVDKDFILSLLQLQVCGPVKSWKPVTNPIDGTPTAFGFCEFESAESSLRARRLLNKLSVDGQELVLNVNQSTRDYLQKHGGRTIEEKASEADKDAIQKIRSMIIERLKSKLPGSPIPPIQVSANVSIVDENEDGDTRSSALEEREITRQCEKEKHLGKSKAVGLQGRKEREVTAARKSSLQIDALNVNADTYLQKYGQSTTEKKANEADKDAMQKIHSTVEERMKSKCPGSPIPPVQVSASPLSLSGHLGALAGDPGCFPLDDEVVDENSDVDSRSIALEERKIRRQCEKEDHLRERTAVGLQCWKDREVTAAGKSSLQTDGASTMYAPMECEPTVEHGTKSQHREIDGFHRSNGKERRIVFAPGLLSYEQISNAGKKVGYELQATSKPGKNKTLDAKQLLDTVPKEKEELKQLLATVPKTKEELFSHDINWAIYEEHGLHERMRPWISRKFTEIFDAELPEFVDYVVKTMKEHVSAPRMVELFLSLLDDDTERFVVLMWRKLIFEIKRVETELEGTRPCQCAAAQGGV; translated from the exons ATGGCCGCCGGGTGTATTGGGTCCGTACCCAGGCACCGCCTTCCCCCCATTCG TAATGATTGTGTCTTGATGCACTGCCCTACAAGAAAGGCGAGCCCCATGTTTGTTTCGGAAGATCTAGTGATCTTACACGACCTTTGGTGTCTTTTGGTTTGCTCCCACGACCTTGGTGTGTTTG GGCCTCCAGGCTCACCTCAAAGCCTCATGTATCCTCCTGGTGTTATCTCGCATCAACGACCAGCAGTAATTCATGGCGTTTCTGATCCTGTGGCTGCGGCCAGACCACCTGTCCCACCTGTTGCTCCAGCAGATATACTACAATTTAATGTATACATAGGCAAGATAGCGTCAACAGTGGACAAGGattttattctttctcttctccAG CTACAGGTTTGTGGACCTGTAAAAAGTTGGAAGCCAGTCACAAATCCCATAGATGGAACTCCTACTGCATTTGGCTTTTGTGAGTTTGAGTCTGCTGAAAGCAGTCTTCGTGCAAGGCGGTTGCTCAACAAACTGAGTGTTGATGGCCAAGAACTGGTG CTTAATGTCAATCAATCCACCAGAGATTACCTTCAGAAACATGGAGGTAGAACTATAGAAGAGAAGGCCAGTGAAGCTGATAAGGACGCTATTCAAAAGATACGCAGTATGATTATAGAGAGATTGAAGAGTAAACTTCCAGGTTCACCAATTCCGCCAATTCAGGTGTCTGCCAATGTCAGTATTGTTGATGAGAATGAAGATGGTGATACAAGGAGTAGTGCACTGGAGGAGAGAGAAATCACGAGACAATGTGAAAAAGAGAAACATTTAGGGAAAAGTAAAGCTGTTGGTTTGCAAGGTCGGAAAGAGAGAGAAGTGACTGCAGCTAGAAAGTCTTCTTTGCAAATTGATGCG CTTAATGTCAATGCAGACACGTATCTTCAGAAATATGGTCAGAGTACTACAGAAAAGAAGGCCAATGAAGCTGATAAGGATGCAATGCAAAAGATACACAGTACGGTTGAAGAAAGAATGAAGAGTAAATGTCCAGGTTCACCAATTCCGCCAGTTCAGGTGTCTGCCAGTCCTTTATCACTGAGTGGTCATTTAGGGGCCTTAGCTGGTGATCCGGGCTGTTTCCCTCTCGACGATGAAGTTGTTGACGAGAATAGTGATGTTGATTCCAGAAGTATTGCACTAGAGGAGAGGAAAATCAGGAGACAATGCGAAAAAGAGGACCATTTAAGGGAAAGGACAGCTGTGGGTTTGCAATGTTGGAAAGATAGAGAAGTGACTGCAGCTGGAAAGTCCTCTCTGCAAACTGATGGGGCATCAACAATGTATGCCCCTATGGAGTGTGAACCTACAGTTGAACATGGGACGAAAAGTCAGCACAGGGAAA TAGATGGGTTTCATAGGAGCAACGGCAAAGAGAGGCGTATTGTGTTTGCACCAGGCCTACTCTCATATGAACAGATCAGCAATGCGGGAAAGAAAGTGGGTTATGAATTGCAAGCTACATCCAAGCCAGGGAAAAATAAAACTTTGGATGCAAAACAGTTGCTTGATACTGTCCCTAAGGAGAAGGAAGAGCTAAAACAGTTGCTTGCTACTGTCCCTAAGACGAAGGAAGAGCTATTTTCCCATGATATCAATTGGGCAATTTATGAAGAG CATGGATTGCATGAGAGAATGAGGCCTTGGATTTCAAGGAAGTTCACGGAAATTTTCGACGCGGAGTTGCCAGAGTTTGTGGACTATGTCGTCAAAACCATGAAAGAACATGTGAGTGCACCCAGAATGGTGGAGCTCTTTTTGTCTCTGTTGGATGATGACACGGAGAGGTTTGTCGTCTTGATGTGGAGGAAATTGATATTTGAAATCAAGAGAGTCGAAACAGAACTAGAAGGAACGAGGCCATGCCAG TGCGCCGCTGCTCAAGGTGGTGTGTAG